In a single window of the Mustelus asterias chromosome 3, sMusAst1.hap1.1, whole genome shotgun sequence genome:
- the LOC144491809 gene encoding lysophosphatidic acid receptor 6-like, translating to MPEEKQTGAMSHLYIIIAMNNGAIEIARVPDQEPVRQKELGIPYGDRTFLELCERDRKTTSLTIKERLVNSIRSVLRVQCTEARFFQLLLTANMSNMTNFNESQFVKTFQYVVHIPTFILGLIINSVALWILCIRIKKWMESTIYMTNLIVSDIFLLFSLPFKIHAFKEGGKWYLGPIFCRFVESLYFVNTYGTILLIMMISLDRYIAIKHPFLARTFRSPKKATIACTVMWVCIWAASIPNYIEDDKHENNCFIHFEKFWVRGIIPLTMEIIFVISAITVMFCSVQTVRILRRVEEERGGMSMRTSMNIISSNLVTFLLCFTPYHVAMLLYLLARQGCITTDYWGPLRTFLQISQCLANINCCLDGMYYYSIIKEFWKTKIKKTYSLNTY from the exons ATGCCTGAGGAAAAGCAGACTGGAGCCATGTCTCATCTGTACATCATAATTGCCATGAACAATGGAGCCATAGAAATTGCCAGGGTGCCTGACCAGGAGCCAGTCAGGCAAAAAGAATTGGGCATTCCTTATGGAGACA GAACGTTTCTGgaattgtgtgagagagacagaaaaacgACAAGTTTAACCATAAAGGAAAGGTTAGTGAACAGTATTCGGAGCGTTCTTCGGGTGCAGTGTACCGAAGCACGTTTCTTCCAGCTTCTGCTGACAGCAAACATGAGCAACATGACTAACTTCAATGAATCTCAATTCGTGAAGACATTTCAGTATGTGGTGCACATACCAACATTCATCCTGGGACTGATCATTAATTCGGTTGCCCTCTGGATTCTCTGCATCCGAATAAAGAAGTGGATGGAATCTACGATCTACATGACAAACCTGATTGTTTCTGACATATTTCTGCTGTTCTCCCTGCCTTTCAAGATCCACGCCTTCAAAGAGGGTGGAAAGTGGTACCTGGGACCAATATTCTGCAGGTTTGTGGAGTCTCTGTACTTTGTGAATACTTATGGGACAATCCTGTTAATAATGATGATCTCGTTGGATCGGTACATCGCTATCAAACATCCTTTCCTGGCAAGAACCTTCAGATCTCCAAAGAAAGCCACCATCGCCTGTACTGTGATGTGGGTTTGCATCTGGGCTGCCAGCATTCCAAACTACATCGAGGATGATAAACATGAAAACAATTGTTTCATACATTTTGAGAAGTTTTGGGTCAGAGGTATAATTCCCCTGACAATGGAAATAATCTTTGTAATCTCTGCCATTACTGTGATGTTCTGTAGTGTTCAGACAGTCAGAATACTACGAagagtggaggaagagagaggcgGTATGAGCATGAGGACGTCTATGAACATTATTTCTTCAAATCTGGTGACCTTCCTTCTCTGCTTTACACCATATCATGTGGCCATGCTGCTGTACCTTTTAGCAAGGCAGGGCTGCATAACAACTGATTACTGGGGACCCCTGCGAACCTTTCTCCAGATTTCTCAGTGTTTGGCAAATATAAACTGTTGTCTGGATGGAATGTATTACTATTCGATCATTAAGGAGTTTTGGAAAACAAAGATCAAGAAAACATACAGTTTGAACACATATTAG